The Mycolicibacterium duvalii DNA window AGCCAACGAAGTCCGCACTTGGCTGGCAGCCGGGGCCGCGGGCGGCGGGCGGCCGGTATCACCGTTGGGCTACGAGCCGGTGCCGGAATGGATCACCGGGATGGCGGTCGCCGCGTCGTCGTGAGTGGGCCGTCCGCGCCCGGCTTCGGGGTAGGCGCAGGCGTGCGGGAAAACAGCGGCGCCGGTGCCGGCTGGAGTGTTCCTCCGACGTCGACGAAGATGTTGCGCGCCTTCAGATGTGGATCATCCATGGCTTCGGTGGCGGTCAACACCGGCGTGACGCAAGCATCGCTGTCGGCGAACAGCTGCGACCAGTGGTTGCGGGGATGCGCACCGAACCGCTCGGACAGCACCCGCCGCATCGCCGGCCAACCCGCGGGGTCACGTTGCGGACCAAGAGTGGTTGGATCGATGTCCAGCAGTCGAAGCAACTCGGCATAGAACGCCGGCTCCAGTGCGCCAACCGCCACGTAACGGCCGTCGGCGCACTCGTAGGTGCTGTAGAACGGCGCCGAGCCATCAAATGCATTGGCCCCCCGCTCATCCGACCAACGTCCGTCGGCCAGCATCGACCACACCACGTGGCCCAGCATCGAAGCTCCGTTGACTATGGCGGCGTCGACGACCTGCCCGCGCCCGGAATTCTGGCGCTCGATCAGGGCGGCGAGCACGCCGACGACCGCGAACAGCGAGCCCCCTCCGTAGTCACCGACGAGGTTGAGCGGCGGCGGTGGCGGCCGGTCCGGGGCACCCATAGCGTGCAGCAAGCCGGTAAGACCGATGTAGTTGATGTCGTGCCCGGCCTGCTGGGCGCGGGGACCAGTCTGCCCCCATCCCGTGACCCGGGCGTAGATCAGACGCGGGTTGAGCCGTGCGCACTCGTCTGGACCCAGGCCAAGTCGCTCGGTGACCCCGGGGCGAAACCCCTCGAGGAGAACGTCGGCTCTGTCGATGAGTTCACGCACCGCGGCGAGTTCGTCTGGATTCTTCAGGTCCGCGGCCACGACTCGCCTGCCGCGGTGGCCCGCGACCGCGCCCCCGGGTCGCTGCACGCGGGTCACCTCTGCGCCGAGGTCGGCCAGCATCATGGCGGCATGCGGGCCGGGGCCCATACCCGCCAGTTCGACCACGCGGATCCCAGACAGCGGACCTGACGAAACGGCGTGCTCCACGATCCCAATCCTAGCGATAATCTGACATATTGTGCATATGTGATATCGCAGCCATAGGCCTAGACGATCTAGTACGCGGTCTGTGGCATTGTTAATCTGACATCAACGTCATACCGCGTGGGAGTATCGCACCGTGAGTATCTCGCGCCGGAGCAGGAGCCGGTCGCGGGCATCAGCGTCGTGAGCCTCGAGCAGGCCGTGGCCGCGCCGTACGCGACCCGACAGCTCGCTGACCTCGGCGCCCGTGTCGTGAAAGTCGAACGACCACGTGGCGGCGACTTCGCCCGCGGCTACGACCACACCGTCCGAGGCGAATCGAGCTATTTCTTCTGGGTCAACCGCGGCAAGGAGTCGCCGGCCGTCGATCTCAAGCACCCTATGACCTGTTGATCCAGGCCGAAGCCGGACTGTTGTCCGTGACGGGCTCGCCGGGCAACTTGGCGCGAACCGGTGTGTCCATCGCCGACATCGCCGCCGGGATGTTCACCTTTTCGGGCATCCTCACCGCGCTCTACACGCGGGCCATGACCGGCGTGGTTCGGCCGGTGTCGGTGTCGCTGTTCGACGCGCTGGTGGAGTGGATGTCACAGCCCCTCTACTACGGCCGCTACGGAGGCACTCCGCCTCTACTCACGGGAGCGCGCCACCCGACGATTGCGCCGGTATGGGCCGCTCATTTCCCGTGATGGCGACACGGTGTTGCTGGCGGTGCAGAATACGCCCGAATGGCAGCGCTTCTGCGAAGTCGTATTGGAAGCACCCGACGCCTTGGAGCAGCGCCTGCGGCTCGCCGGTGTCGCCCACGCGCGGATGAACGACGTCGAGCAACTGGCGCACCATCCGGTGCTGACCGGCCGTGACCGCTGGCGCAGGGTACGCACCCCGGGCGGGGATGCAGACGCGATGGCGCCGCCGGTTGCACTCGGTGGCGTCGAGCCCTTGATGGGTGACGTGCCTGCCCTGGGCGCGCACAGCAGAACGATCCCGCGGGAATTGGGGTGTTCGCCCGAAGCCATCGACGGCATCTTCGGCGCGGGAGTGACGTCCGGCTAGGTCGAGCGCCCGAAGAAGCCCCGCTTGATACAAGTCGTCAGCAAGGTGACGATCTCGTCGTCGTCGACAGGGTGGGGCAGATCCAGAGTGGCCTGCGGCACCCGCGTGACCAGCGCACGCACGATCAGCGCGGAGACCACGGGGTCGAACGGGTAGACACCCGGTCGCCGGATCAGCATCCGTGCCGCACCGAGGTCCATGAGCACCTGGCCGTGCTCGCCGATGCCGAGGATGGTGGCGTCGTCGGTGGCGCCTTCGGCCCACACGTCGATGCAACCGGAATACCTGTCGTAGAACTCGACGTAGGTGGCCAGCCAGTGCTGCAACGTGGATTCGTCGGCGACGGGATCCAGCAGGGCGATCCGGTCCGCGAATGCCCTTGCGGCACCGTAGATTTCGCTGGCGATGGCTGCTAGCAGATCCTGCTTGTCGCTGAAGTACTTGTAGAAGGTGCCCCGCGCCACGGCCGCGGCCTCCACGATGTCGTCGACGCTGGTACTGCGATATCCGCGGGCCCGGAACTGCGCGGCGCCCGCGTCGGCCAGCGCGGTCACGGTGGCCACCGCCCGCTTGCTGAGGTTGGCGGTGCGCTCGCTGATGGACAGTCCCGCGACGTTC harbors:
- a CDS encoding CoA transferase, which translates into the protein MGVSHREYLAPEQEPVAGISVVSLEQAVAAPYATRQLADLGARVVKVERPRGGDFARGYDHTVRGESSYFFWVNRGKESPAVDLKHPMTC
- a CDS encoding CoA transferase, whose amino-acid sequence is MGQPRQGVAGRRSQAPYDLLIQAEAGLLSVTGSPGNLARTGVSIADIAAGMFTFSGILTALYTRAMTGVVRPVSVSLFDALVEWMSQPLYYGRYGGTPPLLTGARHPTIAPVWAAHFP
- a CDS encoding CaiB/BaiF CoA transferase family protein; the protein is MGPGPHAAMMLADLGAEVTRVQRPGGAVAGHRGRRVVAADLKNPDELAAVRELIDRADVLLEGFRPGVTERLGLGPDECARLNPRLIYARVTGWGQTGPRAQQAGHDINYIGLTGLLHAMGAPDRPPPPPLNLVGDYGGGSLFAVVGVLAALIERQNSGRGQVVDAAIVNGASMLGHVVWSMLADGRWSDERGANAFDGSAPFYSTYECADGRYVAVGALEPAFYAELLRLLDIDPTTLGPQRDPAGWPAMRRVLSERFGAHPRNHWSQLFADSDACVTPVLTATEAMDDPHLKARNIFVDVGGTLQPAPAPLFSRTPAPTPKPGADGPLTTTRRPPSR